Within Brachyhypopomus gauderio isolate BG-103 chromosome 4, BGAUD_0.2, whole genome shotgun sequence, the genomic segment cctcccagttggacatgccctgAGCATCTCACCAGGGATGTACAGTGAGCGCTAATGTAATATGGACCTGACTTATTGATAAATATCAGGATCTTGCTCAGAATAgcacatgacaaagcacttagGTACAGGGTTAATGATGAGACCAGTGCTGTACATTTGTGGTTGGTCGAGCAGCAAATTAGCAAAGGTTATAAAGCAAAGGTTACTGGATTCCCAAGCACTTTCTTTGTTTGTGACTCTACAGTAATGTTCTGAAACCTGTTGTTGCATGGAAATTTAAATACTGTTACCAAAGAAACAGTCTAACTGATATTTAAATACTGTATTTAAACACTGGAAGGCTGCCAGCTCTGCAACAATAAGCATGATTTTTCTAAATGAAAACATGCATTTAAACCTGTTGAAGGCACAGAACCTGAATGTGGAAATACTGAGTAGCATAGTTTAGCCCTAATTATTACTGGGTGACACTCCATCCTGAGTGTGATATTTAAACTGGTGATTTGAAGTCCTCAACCCAAATGGACTTAAAAGCTTTTGCTATTCTGTTTCAAGAGATCACTTTACAACCATGGCATTGTGCTGTATCAGCAAGAGCAGATATCGAATGCATGCTGCCAGCATATTAAATTAGTCACAGCAGGTTTAATCAGATGTGTATTACAGGCTCCAGTGCTGTTTAGTCATTTGTGTTTTGGTTGTTTGGTTGGTTGGCTGTTTTTTGGTTGGTTAAAGGTGTTTCCTCCTATCCTAAATGGCAGTATTGATATCCCTCTCTATCAGTCTTCCTCACGACGGCAAGAGTCTGTGAGAACATGTCTGGGTTGAAAACATGTTAAGAACATGCAGTTATCTACTGGCTTGTATGAGAACAGCGTTACCACCGTGAAACTGTTCCATGTTGCTGTAGTGCATGGTGGCCCAGAGGACGCTGTAACTTAGAGCACTAAGGAGTGAAGCATTTTAACTTCAACTTGGAACAAAAGAAGCTATGACACAAAGTATGGAGTCATTACATAGTTGAATAAGTACTATCTAGCATTACCTCATCATTTTACAGATTGTTTTAATCTGTTTTTTCTTCTGGTTCTGTTTTTAAATGTAAAGTATTGTGGCAAAGGAGTTTCTGTGTAGGCCAGTGGAGACGTTGCTTTATTCTCACTGGGTGTTTTGTACATAGGTGTTTGCTGCATCCTCACTGGGATTCCAGTGTACTGGGTTTGAAATTAACTCCATCCTGATAGGATATTCCAGAGTCAGAGCTCTGTGGAAGGGAATTCCAAGCACTACAGCAAGATTTGTGAATGAGGACTTCTGGAAGGTACCATAGACATATCACTGActtttttttacagttatttcTCTGTTTTAAAAAATTAGGGATAGTGATGATTATTTTCTGTTATGGGTCTTTGATTCTGCTCAGTGGATTTACTGTGACATTAACTCAAATGTTAAAGGTCAGAATGTCAGCTTCATCTCAAGAGGATGTGTATGGTTTCATTTATACCGAACAAAACCACACGACTTTTCTCTAGTGCCGTGAACATTAAAAAACTGTGAGCTATTTCCCCGGTTGCCATGTGCACTGATCCCAGGTCAGGTGGTGTCCTGGGGCTGTGTTCTCAGTCCTGTTCTCTGCACTTACTGTGGTGCAGTCTGGGGGGCATCACCAGTCCTGGAGACGTTTGTCCCAGAGCATCGCAGATTGTTTTAGAACCGTGCCATGTCCATCCTGTGCTTTTGAAAGCTTTCTAGAGGTTTGTATATTGTGATGTATTGTTTGAAGTCAGGCAGAGTGTTCTTTTGACACATTTATACATCCTCAATaatgatcaatcaatcaatcaaattttatttatatatagtgctttttacaacagttgttgtcacaaagcagctttacaagtgtccgagtccaagcccctaGTGatcaagccaagggcgacagtggcaagggaaactccctaagggcatgaggaagaaaccttgagaggaaccaagactcagagggggaacccatcctcctctggccatcaccgctcaccatgacaacaatttaaaaagagagaaaaaaaggaaaagatgtgagtGATCCTGGCCCAGGAGGAATCTCTGGAAAGTCCTGTCTCTCATCATATCAGTGTTCCTCAAGTaggtgggcagccatgtggagaagataaaacaggggaaattagctctgtatgaggacatatacgggaCAGATGAAATGATAAAcattctggagtgtggcagcaactccggcgttaaattaaattattacagcccatctaaaaaggcagaaccagaaggtaataTAGATTTGGGAGCATTccgagacattggcatccatccactacaccgtcaacaaacttgagtgaccacgtcagtgacaggatgacagcaccagcgccccagtctaccatataACCCTTCgactatgaacccctggatctgtacctttatctatgGAGgcatattaattatcaaacccTAAACTAAattaagtgggttttcaacctagaccaggagtggccaacctgcggctctttgcctggtttcatgcggctccccagcagtggtgtagtggtgtagaaTCGATCGCCAGGGATTGCATTGTTAAAATAAGCGGGGGGTCAgcgactccccccccccccccccccactacacccctgccccctgctccccagccggtctgcgcgctcacctgcactaacggtctgtgctgtggcccggttacctcatcactctgagggcgacacactgctacacctagcgagccgctaatacttttaaaaccggcgtagtggaaaacacacatttgactgtcttcacatcaCACATTTGccataacacagtaaaaaaaaaagtggctctcttggtctctgacgggttggccacccctgacctaaagattgagactgtgtcagagtcccggacgcattagTCTTACAGTGGTCTTCTgaggtacagtggggaaaatatgCTGCTTGGTGCATTGGTAAGAAGCTTTAGCAATGGCGGGCTAAGATACactggggaaaataagtatttagtcagtcaccaattgtgcaagttctcccacttaaaaagatgagagaggcctgtaattgacatcataggtagacctcaactatgagagacaaaatgtgaaaaaaaattgagaaaatcattttgtctgacttttaaagaatttatttgcaaataatggtggaaaataagtatttggtcaataacaaaagttcatctcaatactttgttgtatatcctctgttggcaatgacagaggtcaaacgttttctgtaagtcttcacaaggttggcacacactgttgctggtatgttggcccattcctccatgcagatctcctcatgtttcatcttcattgccttTGCTGATGGAAgaaggtttgcacccaaaatctcacaatacatggccccattcattctttcatgtacacggaccagtcgtcctggtccctttgcagagaaacagccccaaagcatgatgttgccacccccatgcttcatagttggtatggtgttctttggatgcaactcagcatttactgtcctccaaacacgactagttgtgtttttaccaaatagttctactttggtttcatctgaccatatgacattctcccaatactcttctggaacatccaaatgctctctagcaaacttcagacgtgcctggcttaagcagggggacacgtctggcactgcaagatctgagtccctggcatcgtagtgtgttgctgatggtagcctttgtaacgttggtcccagctttctgcaggtcattcactagatccccccttgtggttctgggatttttcctcaccgttcttgtgatcattttgaccccacgggctgagatcttgcgtggagccccagatcgagggagattagtagtggtcttgtaggtcttccattttctgattattgctcccacagtagatttcttcacaccaagctgcttgcctattgcagatttagtcttcccagcctacaattcggtttctggtgtcctctgacagctctttcgtcttcaccatagtggagtttggagtgtgactgtttgaggttgtgggcaggtgtcttttatactgttaatgaCTTCAAATAGGttccattaatacaggtaatgagtgggggaaagaggagcctcttaaaaaagaagttacaggtctgtgacagccagaaatcttgcttgtttgtaggtgaccaaatacttattttccaccattatttgcaaataaattctttaaaagtcagacaaaatgattttctctttttttttcacattttgtctctcatagttgaggtctacctatgatgtcaattacaggcctctctcatctttttaagtgggagaacttgcacaattggtgactgactaaatacttattttccccagtGTATCTTAGCCCGCCATTGCTAAAGCTTCTTACCAATGCACCAAGCAGCATATTTTGACACAGTTCATGTTTATTGGTTGAATGtttgaaaaaattatttttgcttctaaagtacactatattgccagaAGTATTcgttcaccttccttgactcacatgtGAGCTTAATTGAGatctcattcctaatccatatggTTCAATATGATAATGGTCCAGCCTTTGCATCTAGAACAGCtttaactcttctgggaaggctgtccacaaggttcttccagaagcgcatttatGAGGTCACATGTTGGaggagaaggcctggctctcagtctccactctaattcatcccaaaggtgttctatagGGTTGAGGTCAGCACACTGTGCAGACCAGTCAAGTTCATTCACACCAGACtgcatccatgtctttatgggccttgctttgtgcactggtgcacggtcatgttggaagaggaaggggccagctccaaactgttcccacaaggTTGGGAGCAcagaattgtccaaaatgtcttggtatgctgaagcattcagagttcctttcactggaactaaggggccaagcccagctcctgaaaaacaaccccacaccataatcccccctccaccaaactttacacttggcactgtgcagtcagacaagtacagtTCTCCTGgaaaccgccaaacccagactcgtccatcagattgcctccactgctctagagtccagtggcggcgtgctttacaccactgcatcgtacactttgcattgcacttggtgatgtagggcttggatgcagctgctcgaccatggaaacccattccatgaagctctctgtgcactgttcttgagctaatctgaaggccacatgaagtttggatgtctgcaGTGATTGAATGCAGAAAGTTgcaacctcttcacactatgcacttcaTCATCCGTTGACCCCGCTCCCTCAGTTTATGTGGCCTAtgtttggatgggtgagcgaatacttttggcaatatagtgtgtttATACATGATCTACTAGACCTTTGGTTGGTTCTCCTGAACAGGAACTAGTGATGCAAATAACATTGAGCAGGCTTAAAAACAACTGTCCAGTTTCTTATGGAAGACTGTAATAAATCATGTAATTGCTTTTTATCCTCAAATTATTCCCAGATCAAAGCTGACATTTTGCCTTCAAACCTTCAAAGtcattttttaattaaactcaAATGTGCTACAAACTGAGCCCAAACACGACACATAATTACTCTTTTACACATTATATTTTGCAGTCCAATTTGTCTGGATACAAGAATGTCACAGTTTTCCTGGCACCTGGAGTGGTACGTAGAGGAAGATGCATTGGATTCTCACATTTTAAATGCAATATAAGATAACGAAGCTATCTGCCAGTCATTAATATCAGTAGTGGCATCTGGGTGTTTAGTCACAGCGGATGACACATTCTGAGCATTTTATGTATTTTCCGTATCACTGACGCTGTTCCAGATGGAGGTACTAGGCAGGAAGCTGACGGAGGAGTTGGACGATGACGCCCGTGTGATCGCCTGCCGATTCCCGTTCCCTGACTGGCCCATCTCTGCATCGGAAGGGCACGGGCTGGACCAGACATGGGCCTACGACATGGCCGTGGTCCGCAGGCCGCGTGCATGAGCTCCTGCAAGACCGCCATCCATCCCGTGTTCCCAATGCCAAATGAGTATTTACAGATTCACTGGATCAAGCTCCAGTTCAGTGCCAATTATGCCTTTAAGATGTGTCCTTCAATTGTCACAATGTGAAAACTAATGCTGATCTTTTATTTATTATCTAAAATTCACTGGCTCAAACATTTATTCACTGGTCTCATGCACTGCCTTTCACGATAGTGAAAGATGATTTTTAGAGTTTGTGTAGTAAGGATTAATCCCCAACTGTGAAATGTTTAGCCAATGGGTGAGATCAGAAGCGGCTTATTTCCTGTGTGAAGGGGCCAGGGTTGTGGTGAAGCCGCACCACCCTCACCAAACCTAACCCCACCTCTCGCTTTCACACCACGCCACACTGCCAACAGCCAAAACACCAAATGCTGGCCTGCTGAGAGAGCCTCTGGACTGGGAGAAAGCCAGTGGATGGTCCACGTGCACTGACACCTGGCCGAAGGCGAGTCCCCCACGTGGACCGTGGCACAAGTGCGTCTAGCAGAACCGAGAGGTGACGGGCACGACCGTAATTTGCAGCCTTGCCAATTAGGAGGTGACGCATAGTAACCTATCCGTTCAGATTTCAAGTTGCTAGACTGTCAAAGTTATATTAAAAAGCTAATCCAGGACATGTTTTTGTCTTTAATGTTTTAGTAATTTTTCATTAAGGGTTCATTATGAGTACACCACTACTATAATTAAGGGCAACTAGCGTCGTTTGATCTGCATAGTCACAGAACAAATACAGATTAAACAAACATTTATTGCTCTTCAGTAAATAAAACACCAACTCAAAGGTACGTGCCTAGATTCACAAGCAGCCGGATGCGCCTTTGTAATTAATGTAGTTTATAACTACATGATTAACCGCCGCCCGCTTGCGTTCAGTTACCAGACTACAATAGACCTTTATTGGTGCTACTATTACAGGAATTTAGAATTTATGACTTAAAACTCAGCTACGACCTAATCGACCTGTCAGTTTTATTCCTTATAACTGGAAAATATTCGGTTGCAGTAGGTAAGTTGTGGCCTTTGTCGTCGGTGACATACGAGCTGTGAACGTAGCTTTGGGAAAAAGGCGTTCAGAGGAAACGTTTCATGCGGTATTATTTTTGGACACAACACGTACGTCTGTTTGCGAAACGGATTGTAAGAGGACACCGAGCCTGCTGAGGTCTTTCCCTCAGCACGGTGACGCGGTGCCGAGAGTCCAGACGAGGGGCGGATTCCGCCGTATAAAAGCGGAGCGACAACACCGCGGCAGACAGAGCGGACGCGCGTGAGAGTCGCTCGCGAGTCATGGACACCCTGAGGAACATTTCTCACGAGCTGCCGACCAGCAATGACAAAACGTGCGAGAATAAGACTAGTGAGCAGAGGTGGAAAAAAGAAGATCAGAACCCCAACACCGCGGAATTTTCGAGAATTATTACAGATCCAGTCACTGGGAAATGTTACTGCCGTGGGAAAGTTCTCGGAAAGGTGGGTATCTGCATACGGCCGAGAGGGTTTTAATAAATCGTTTTAAAGTCCCTAGCATAATTTCATGCGCGTGCCTGTTGTGTTGTGCACCGTTTTGAAATGCCGTGTATTCATTGATGATTTTGCTTGTCACAGGGAGGGTTCGCCAAGTGCTATGAACTCACTGACTTGTCTGTAGGAAAAGTGTATGCAGCGAAAATAATCCCGCACGCGCGCGTCTCCAAACCGCACCAGCGGGAGAAGGTGAGCGAGACTCCGGCGTGCAGCTGTGGATGCGTGTCGTGTCTCCGCTCTCTGTTGACGCAAAATACCACACTTGTTTTACAGATTAACAGAGAGATCGAACTGCACAGGGCTCTGAGTCATAAGCACATCGTGCATTTCTACCATCATTTTGAGGATGAAGATAACATTTATATTCTTCTGGAGTACTGCAGCAGAAGAGTGAGTCACAGTCTTCATATCTGGTTTTAAGATTTGACTTCTCTGTGCCTCGTGACTGTaactataaaaaataaaaatgcaaagtTACATTTAAGTGCAGTTTAAAATGTTGTAAAGGGAATAAGGACATTTACCTGTGATCATGAGGGCTGTGCTAGTTTTGGGATGGTTTTGCTAATGCATGCTGTTAACGCTTTCTTCCTATAGTCACTGGCTCACATACTCAAGTCACGTAAAGTGCTAACAGAACCCGAGGTGAGGTATTACCTGAAGCAGACAGTGTCTGCTCTGAAATACCTCCATGATCAAGAGATCCTCCACCGAGACCTCAAGCTAGGTGTGCAGCACCTCCTCCAACGAGCCAACGTTTAACTAAAACTGCATCCTTCTCACAGCTTATCCATTTAAAGTCACGTAGGAGCTGCAATGAAGTTAACGGCCCCGTTCTCCCGTTTCCCAGGGAACCTGTTTGTTAGTGACACGATGGAACTGAAGGTGGGAGATTTCGGCTTGGCCGCCAAGCTGGAGCCAATTAGCAACAGACGCAAGACGATCTGCGGAACCCCGAACTACCTGTCCCCAGAGGTGCTCAACAAGCAGGGCCACGGCTGGGAGTCAGATGTCTGGGCTCTGGGCTGCGTCATGTGAGTCCCCTGCTAAGCTCCTCCCCTTCCCACCCACCATCAGCCGTTCACCAATCGGCCAAGGGTGCATAATGAGCCAGTTCAGGCCTGCGTTTCACCACTGGGTCGGATATGTTTGAGccgtgaagtgtgtgtgtgtgtgtgtgtgtgtgtgtgtgtgtgtgtgtgtgtgtgtgtgtttgtgggataAATGTGGGGCAAAATCAGCTGCTGCCTGGGGGCAGGGTTGGGGCGGGAtttgggtggggttgggtgcgTACAGAGAACTTAACCTCCATGTTCCTGTGTCTGCTCCGTCCTGCAGGTACACCATGCTCCTCGGCAAGCCTCCGTTTGAGACCAGCAACCTGAAGGAGACGTATCGGTGCATCAGAGAGGCTCGTTACGCTCTCCCCTCCACAATCTCTCTCCCCGCCCGCCAGCTCATCGGAAGCATGCTGGCCCGTAACCCGTCGGAGCGGCCACGGCTGGACGACATCGCGCGGCACGATTTCCTCACGCAGGTTGGTTGGCGACACGGGTGTGCTCACAGCAGTCCGGCCCCGGGGCCGTGGGGGTCGGCCGGCGTTCCTGAACGGGTTGCTTTGTGCCCCGTAGGGATTCGCGCCAGAAACCCTCCCAGCCAgctgctgtctctctgccccgGACTTCCACATATCCAGCCCCGCCAGGAGCTTCTTCCGGAAGGCCGCGGCCGCTCTCTTCGGAGGGAAAAGAGACAAAGCCAAATACTACGAGAACCTCAGTAAGTCTCACTCATCCCCTGAAAGCCAAAAGAGGCCTTTTAACATAAATAAGTCGTTAAGTAAATTGCTAAGTGGCTTGTCCAAGGTCAACAAGGTCAATTAAGACAAAACATCTTTTTGTTGCCTGTAATAGATAAGATAGCTAAAGAAGAAGAGGACATTTACAAACTGCGCCATGACCTCCGAATGACCACGATTAACCAGCAGCTACTCGGCCAGCCAGCAGTGGTAAGGCACCAGACTGTGGCGGTCCAGACGGACACTGTGTGTTGAAGGACACTGTGTGTCGGAGGAGAGCGGATGTACGAGAATTGTAatgctcacacactcccaccccccCGCCCCTCCTCTGCCCCCTCTTCCGCTGCCTTTTTAGGAAGAAGGCACTCCATCACTGCCGGCTGGAAAGCTAGTTTCCCAGGCAACCGACGGGCGCCCTCATGCACGAGACCCCATCCGCATGATCGTCAGAGGCAGCCTGGGGAGCTGCAGCAGCAGCAGTGAATGTAAGCGTGCGAGCGAGCGTGCGTGCATGAGTGCGTGCGAGCATGCATGCGAGCGAGCGCGCGAGTGACTCTCAGATCGCTAGCAGGTCCGAGGGCTCATCATGCTGCTCTTTGGTTTGCAGGTCTGGAGGATGGTACCACAGGATCCGTGGCGGAGGCCGTGACCAGCGTTCTGCGTGGCTGCTTGGATCACATGCCCACAGGTAACCGCCTGCCCCGGAGAGCGCTTCACACTggcacaccacacacctgtacacaaacCCCTCCATGGCAGCAATCACCGTGTGATTTTAACGAGCTGCGATCTCCCACAGCCGAGAAGCTCCCACAGGCAAACGGGTGCGGCAACCTGCGCTGGGTGACCAAGTGGGTGGACTACTCCAACAAATACGGCTTTGGCTATCAGCTGTCCGACAACACCGTGGGCGTGCTCTTCAACAACGGAACACACATGAGTCTCCTAGCTGACAAAACGTAGGTGCTAGGGCTCGTCGCCAACTCCAACCAGTTGATGAGCACTGTTGTCAAGTGCTGACTCTTATGTGACTGTCGTGCAGCTCGTCACACAACATGTGATACTTACACAACACACAGGTTTTTTCCATGGCTGAAGCATGTCTGATCACTCATTCATTAAAGATGCTGGAATTTATAACCATCCCATCATGATTGCTTTAATTATATgatgtatatacatacacatatagacTGTGACCTACACTTGTACAATTTTGTAAGAAAGAATagttgtttctctgtgtttggAAGTGATTTTGAAATCTGatttatgctctctctctcgctcgctctctctccctcaggacTGTGTTGCAGCATGCTGAGATGGGCCAGTGTGCGGTGATGTACACGACGGACGTCCCTGAGAACTGTGTGGGCCAGGTCACCATTCTCAAGTACTTCACTCACTACATGGAGGAGAACCTGATGGATGTGAGTATCTGCCCAGAACTCCTGCAGTTCAGGTGTAAACCATCAACCTGGAGTTTGGACCAACTGGCCTGAACATGTTGGTCTTCAAAACTTCCAAACTTTAAATTTGCAATTTGGTATTTGAATGGCTATTCATGTTTCCAGCCAAACAGCAATAAATTGTTCTGAAATGTACACTTAACTGGGCCATAATCTATACATAATCTCCTATTACTCTGTGATGTTGGTGTTTAAATCTTAAGCTTAAATATGatttaaatgtaacattttgtAAATGGTTACTCCATTCATTTCTATTCTATTAACTTGGCAAATACATAGTCATAGTAATGCTCCAGAAGCCAAGATGGCCGTGGGGTTCATGTTTCCCGCTCTTTCTCTAGGGTGGTGATATGGCGATTGACACAAATGCGGAGAAGCCGCGGCTCTACCTGCTGCAGTGGCTGAAGTCTGACAAGGCATTGATGATGCTCTTCAACGATGGCACTTTCCAGGTAAACAAAGCACCATCCCAAAATGAATCTCCATTCTAGAACTATTGCTCATTCTAGAATACCTGTTATAGTGTtatagagtgtgtggtgtttgaaaTTCAGCACCGTTGAATTTCAGAACCTTGAAATTCAGAACCTTGTCTTCAAGCCCCTTGTAGATGCATGTCAAACACTGCATTCTTACAGAAGAAGCTCTATTATCACCAGTGTGAAATTAAAACTTCGTAAACTTCCTTTTTAGTCTCTTACCTTGGGTTTTGTTCAGCTGGGGCTTTGAATAGTTATCTGCCGTGTTTATTTTTAGTTTGAGAAACAGCCTGAACACATATGGGCTGATCTGACTCACCCTCAGAGAAACAATACCCTGCATCCGCTTTTGATTCTTGCGTAACAAGCCTCCGTATCCCTGAACAGGTCAACTTCTACCACGATCACACCAAACTCATCCTGTGCACGCAGCAGGACGACTACCTGCTGACGTACATCAACGAGGAACGCACGTCCGCGACCTTCAAGCTGAGCACGCTCCTCAGTTCAGGCTGCAGCGCAGACCTGCGCAGCCGCATGGACTACGCCCTGAACATGCTCCAACAGAGATGCagccgagtgtgtgtgtgagagcgtgcgagtgtgtgtgtgagagcgtgcgagtgtgtgtgtgtgtgcgcgagtgtgtgtggttgtttgcATGACAGACATGGGGGACTGGACATTCTCTAAAGCACAGAATCAGACTTAACTGTTAATTGATGGACCTATGGAAATGATTGAAAGAACGTTTGTAAGAAGGTGCACACTGAACAGCTGGAGGCTtcagtggaggaggagggaggagagtgggGGAATGATGTAGCAaagagacagacggacagagagagacggacagagagagagacagagatgaacCTAAAGCAAAAAACAGTGGCGaatagtttgtttacatgtgTCTGAGAAAAAAGAGAGACTATAAAGTTATTGTTCCTGAAAGAGCTTTTTATTCATCAAATGTTGGCAAATATTTATTATGTAAatagttgtttatttatttaaataataaaactaTAATTCTACCAAGAGGTCTGTTCCGTGTTTTTCATTTAAACTGTTGCAGTGTCTTTTTGTGGAGGACTGACACAGGTCTTAATAGATTCTGTCTCAACACTGGCACATTGAAACGCAGCTACAATACATGTAACAGAATAGGAGTGAATTATAAAACCACAGCTCCGGTTCAGCCCTTCCAGAATCTAACCCATATGCTGAAGCCATTAACGGGCTCAACAACAGCTCATAATTACCTGATGGGTCAGGCTCAGTGTTCGATTATCTGAACTCTGTGGGTGAGAACAGTAAAGCGATGTAATGTAAAAACATGCCATTCGATGGAATCAAAGAACAAAGATATGAAAGGAGAGGAGGTCAAGCCACAAATGCAATCCTATTTCATTCTACTTGGATATTAAGAGTTAACTAGCTGAGCCACTTTCTGAAACTACACCTAACATCTTACCATGCAGGAGATGTTGGTTTTTCTTCATATCCTAGATGAGCTTGTCACAGTCTGGCCTGATAGTTTATTTACTAAATTTTGGTCTTCATCCAATAAGATTGATGTTATAGATTATTTCAGCTATGATTTCCACTGATGTAATATCCCTCTTTAATGCAAATATTCTACTGAACATATTTATTTGCTGTGTTGATGTTCTAAAGTGAGAATAAGTTGTGAATTTGCATAATTCAAGATTGTGGAATCTAGGGTTAGTAGTTTCATTGAATATAATTAAAACGTTTATTTAATATAATAATCtaaattgtatttatttgtttttagaaAGTGTGACAGAAGTTATGCACTCTCCCCTGAAAATACTGAACTGTAATCACTACTGAAGACCCTGACAAAACTGGCAGTACTGAACTGTAATCACTATTGAATGGCCTCACACAACCTGCTCTACTCAACTCATGTTTGCGCAACCAAAATGTAAatgtcacatttattaattgacTTTACAAACAGAGACCAGTACACTGAGTCTTGTTTACTTTCTGACCTTTGTATTTACCACTAATGTTCCTGTGTACATACTGTAAATTGTGCTGTTATGTTCTTATGTGTTTAGTCCATGGTTGTGAGTAATGTGAGTGCGCCCATATCTTGTCTGTGGAGCAGTAGCTAATATAATT encodes:
- the LOC143513135 gene encoding ATP synthase subunit C lysine N-methyltransferase, with translation MEDSIEVILQDGDSRFSRHTQEKPVVMAASGATLMGLYGLWTVFALPGFRKVPKCLKVPYLPSSSTQTRNVLKLLQSRAGCLADLGSGDGRLVFAASSLGFQCTGFEINSILIGYSRVRALWKGIPSTTARFVNEDFWKSNLSGYKNVTVFLAPGVMEVLGRKLTEELDDDARVIACRFPFPDWPISASEGHGLDQTWAYDMAVVRRPRA
- the plk2b gene encoding serine/threonine-protein kinase PLK2b, coding for MDTLRNISHELPTSNDKTCENKTSEQRWKKEDQNPNTAEFSRIITDPVTGKCYCRGKVLGKGGFAKCYELTDLSVGKVYAAKIIPHARVSKPHQREKINREIELHRALSHKHIVHFYHHFEDEDNIYILLEYCSRRSLAHILKSRKVLTEPEVRYYLKQTVSALKYLHDQEILHRDLKLGNLFVSDTMELKVGDFGLAAKLEPISNRRKTICGTPNYLSPEVLNKQGHGWESDVWALGCVMYTMLLGKPPFETSNLKETYRCIREARYALPSTISLPARQLIGSMLARNPSERPRLDDIARHDFLTQGFAPETLPASCCLSAPDFHISSPARSFFRKAAAALFGGKRDKAKYYENLNKIAKEEEDIYKLRHDLRMTTINQQLLGQPAVEEGTPSLPAGKLVSQATDGRPHARDPIRMIVRGSLGSCSSSSECLEDGTTGSVAEAVTSVLRGCLDHMPTAEKLPQANGCGNLRWVTKWVDYSNKYGFGYQLSDNTVGVLFNNGTHMSLLADKTTVLQHAEMGQCAVMYTTDVPENCVGQVTILKYFTHYMEENLMDGGDMAIDTNAEKPRLYLLQWLKSDKALMMLFNDGTFQVNFYHDHTKLILCTQQDDYLLTYINEERTSATFKLSTLLSSGCSADLRSRMDYALNMLQQRCSRVCV